From a region of the Anaerolineae bacterium genome:
- the trxB gene encoding thioredoxin-disulfide reductase, with product MYHDVVIVGGGPAGLSAAIYAGRYQRQPLVIAGQAVGGQLLLTTDVDNYPGFPEGVHGAQLALLMQQQAERFGAQFMLDVVTAVDFSDRPLRLRTSTEEIEALSVILAPGTSRRKLNVPGEREFAGRGVSYCATCDGFFFRGKTVAVVGGGDSAIEESLVLTRWAEKVYIIHRRDQWRADRVLQESAYHNPKIHPIWDTIVDEIVGEQAVTGVALRHVKTGARDWLEVDGVFIFVGSVPNTGFLQGAVATDQYGYLIADMDGRTDVPGVLAAGEAVSGAWAQVVVATGSGANAAYAAEQFLAEFEGRPQPPRER from the coding sequence ATGTACCACGACGTGGTCATCGTGGGAGGCGGCCCCGCGGGGCTGTCCGCCGCCATCTATGCCGGCCGCTACCAGAGACAACCCCTCGTCATCGCCGGTCAGGCCGTGGGCGGACAGCTGCTTCTCACCACGGACGTTGACAACTACCCAGGCTTCCCGGAAGGGGTGCACGGGGCCCAGCTCGCCCTGCTGATGCAGCAGCAGGCTGAGCGGTTTGGGGCTCAGTTCATGCTGGACGTCGTCACCGCGGTGGACTTCAGCGACCGCCCTCTGCGGCTGAGAACATCGACCGAGGAGATCGAGGCCCTGTCGGTCATCCTGGCCCCGGGCACCTCCCGGCGGAAGCTCAACGTGCCCGGGGAGCGTGAGTTTGCTGGCAGAGGAGTGTCCTACTGCGCTACCTGCGATGGCTTCTTCTTCCGAGGGAAGACCGTGGCGGTAGTGGGCGGGGGAGACTCGGCCATAGAGGAGTCCCTCGTTCTCACCCGGTGGGCCGAGAAGGTCTACATCATCCACCGCCGGGACCAGTGGCGCGCTGACCGGGTGCTGCAGGAAAGCGCCTACCACAATCCCAAGATCCATCCCATCTGGGATACCATCGTGGACGAGATCGTGGGAGAGCAGGCGGTGACGGGCGTTGCCCTCCGCCACGTGAAGACGGGAGCCCGCGATTGGCTGGAGGTGGACGGGGTGTTCATCTTCGTGGGCAGCGTGCCCAACACCGGCTTCCTCCAGGGAGCCGTGGCTACCGACCAGTACGGCTACCTGATCGCCGACATGGACGGTCGCACCGATGTGCCTGGGGTGCTGGCTGCGGGAGAAGCCGTCTCGGGCGCCTGGGCCCAGGTAGTGGTGGCGACCGGCTCCGGCGCCAATGCGGCCTACGCCGCCGAGCAGTTCCTGGCTGAGTTCGAGGGACGGCCGCAGCCCCCGCGCGAGCGCTAG
- a CDS encoding HNH endonuclease translates to MKLLVLGKANVVENGRGEVRTARAVYPRPSVIRLNYVVRRPRPRVRLSKREVFRRDSYRCVYCGERIPQPTVDHVIPRHRGGPHSWENLVTACPACNRKKGGRTPEEANLPLRWQPYEPSSSLDYLFGHYLTQNEEWRQFLKGW, encoded by the coding sequence ATGAAACTACTGGTATTGGGCAAGGCTAACGTGGTGGAGAACGGCCGGGGCGAGGTACGCACGGCGAGGGCAGTCTACCCTCGGCCCTCGGTGATTCGTCTCAACTACGTGGTGCGTCGCCCGCGTCCTCGGGTGCGGTTGAGCAAGCGCGAGGTCTTCCGCCGGGATAGTTACCGCTGCGTCTATTGCGGAGAGCGGATACCCCAACCTACGGTAGACCACGTCATCCCTCGGCATCGTGGTGGGCCGCACTCCTGGGAGAACCTGGTGACCGCCTGCCCGGCGTGCAACCGCAAGAAGGGGGGTCGGACGCCGGAAGAGGCGAACCTGCCTCTTCGTTGGCAGCCTTACGAGCCCAGTTCGAGCCTGGATTACTTGTTTGGGCATTACCTTACCCAGAATGAGGAGTGGCGCCAGTTCCTTAAGGGGTGGTAG
- a CDS encoding sugar phosphate isomerase/epimerase: MWKLAIITDEVSHDFEQALDMIKDWGLKYVELRTTDKTNLADLDDQGVARVKKLLDDRGLEVVAFASPFLKCYLHEPKAGPAGDAFFSQANTYEEHLGILKRLGELKKVFGVAMTRCFSFWREDDPKAVFDEVVERLQHSVKLAQEYGLVLAMENENSCNGGTPDEVRDLVHAVDSPALGVMWDGGNAQWAGVEAYPTGYDMVKDRIYHVHVKDIVVEDGKRHGTVMGQGLVDFRGMFQAMKADGYQGGVSLEPHFQAGEPGPPDKVKACVVNLRNLVSDLGIEWE, encoded by the coding sequence ATGTGGAAGCTGGCCATAATCACTGACGAAGTCAGCCACGACTTCGAGCAGGCCCTGGACATGATCAAGGACTGGGGCCTGAAGTACGTGGAGTTGCGCACCACAGACAAGACCAACCTTGCCGACCTGGACGACCAGGGGGTGGCGCGGGTAAAGAAGCTGCTGGATGACCGGGGGCTGGAGGTGGTGGCCTTCGCCTCTCCTTTCCTCAAGTGCTACTTGCACGAGCCCAAGGCGGGGCCGGCCGGGGACGCTTTCTTCTCCCAGGCCAACACCTACGAGGAGCATCTTGGCATCCTCAAGCGGTTGGGGGAGTTGAAGAAGGTCTTTGGCGTGGCCATGACCCGCTGTTTCTCTTTCTGGCGCGAGGACGACCCGAAAGCCGTCTTCGACGAAGTGGTGGAGCGACTGCAGCACTCGGTGAAGCTGGCCCAGGAGTACGGGCTGGTGCTCGCGATGGAAAACGAGAACTCCTGTAACGGCGGCACCCCGGATGAGGTGCGGGACCTGGTGCACGCGGTGGATTCGCCCGCCCTAGGGGTGATGTGGGACGGTGGCAATGCCCAGTGGGCTGGGGTCGAGGCCTATCCCACCGGCTACGACATGGTGAAGGACCGCATCTACCACGTGCATGTGAAGGACATCGTGGTGGAGGACGGCAAGCGGCACGGCACGGTCATGGGCCAGGGGCTGGTGGACTTCCGGGGGATGTTCCAGGCCATGAAGGCAGACGGCTACCAGGGAGGTGTGTCTCTTGAGCCCCACTTCCAGGCCGGGGAGCCCGGCCCACCGGACAAGGTGAAGGCCTGTGTGGTGAACCTGCGGAACCTGGTGTCCGACCTTGGGATCGAGTGGGAGTAG
- a CDS encoding ABC transporter substrate-binding protein — MRKRLTRRKFLYVSGVAASVTVAACAPTMAPEPTTAPAQATAAPTEAPTTAPAEATALPATPASKYSEAPELAALVAEGKLPPVDERLPKEPLVVEVVEEIGQYGGVWRQLHMGTTDLWQNYYKTAEFLGKFNPEGVIVPNVAKGWEFSDDGKTITIYLREGMKWSDGAPFTTDDVMFWYEDIILNDELTPAKPSQLQRAGKLGVVEKVDDYTFTITWEEPYGAFYDHLSTFRMWQPAHYLKRFHAKYARKEELEAAMKEEGFDTWTDLFGAKTAFANNPGTPDFMPWNPTNYVDAPVQVWERNPYYYKVDPAGNQLPYINRLERTLLPDAEAILLKAIAGEADFESRRIENVQNYPVVKENEEKGGYRVILEDNAGSNIGTTFFNYAHQDEYLRELFLEKDFRVAMSHALDRQEIADIVHKGLTPPSQVSVAQSSIWWEEWYSTNYIEYDPDKTNELLDSLGLDQRDDEGYRLRPDGQRLMLINYIFDEARTSAVEMAELSKDYWNAVGVNVVNNPLDRQLWEVQTAALEHDLSAYIANFGHKTQTPIQQLVMFCVSAGSTHWARAWALWYQSGGREGVEPPEKIKELQSIYEQCMAETSVERRNELIKQACANHAENLWMIGVVNESDYGRFMVVKNNLRNVPDHIPGSNALAFNVSQMFFKS; from the coding sequence ATGCGAAAGCGACTGACTCGCCGCAAGTTCCTTTACGTCAGCGGTGTAGCCGCCAGCGTCACAGTGGCCGCCTGCGCCCCTACCATGGCGCCTGAGCCGACCACGGCTCCTGCCCAAGCCACTGCCGCGCCCACTGAGGCCCCCACCACTGCCCCGGCGGAGGCCACTGCGCTACCGGCCACGCCCGCCAGCAAGTACAGCGAAGCCCCCGAACTGGCTGCCCTGGTGGCCGAAGGCAAGCTACCGCCGGTGGACGAGCGCCTGCCCAAGGAACCCCTGGTCGTCGAGGTGGTAGAGGAGATCGGCCAGTACGGCGGCGTCTGGCGCCAGCTCCATATGGGCACCACCGACCTGTGGCAGAACTACTACAAGACGGCCGAGTTCCTGGGTAAGTTCAACCCCGAAGGGGTCATCGTCCCCAACGTGGCCAAGGGCTGGGAGTTCTCCGATGACGGCAAGACCATCACCATCTACCTGCGCGAGGGCATGAAGTGGTCCGACGGGGCTCCCTTCACCACCGACGATGTCATGTTCTGGTACGAGGACATCATCCTCAACGACGAACTGACGCCCGCCAAACCTTCTCAGCTCCAGCGCGCCGGAAAGCTGGGGGTAGTGGAGAAGGTGGACGACTACACCTTCACCATCACGTGGGAGGAACCCTACGGTGCCTTCTACGACCACCTATCCACCTTCAGGATGTGGCAGCCAGCCCACTATCTGAAGCGGTTTCACGCCAAGTACGCTCGCAAGGAAGAACTGGAAGCGGCGATGAAGGAAGAGGGGTTCGACACCTGGACCGACCTCTTCGGGGCCAAGACCGCCTTCGCCAATAATCCGGGCACCCCCGACTTCATGCCCTGGAACCCCACCAACTACGTGGACGCACCGGTGCAGGTATGGGAGCGCAACCCCTACTACTACAAGGTGGACCCGGCCGGGAACCAGCTGCCCTACATCAACCGCTTGGAGCGCACCCTCCTGCCCGACGCCGAGGCTATCCTGCTCAAGGCCATCGCCGGGGAAGCCGACTTCGAGTCCCGCCGCATCGAGAACGTGCAGAACTACCCGGTGGTCAAGGAGAACGAGGAAAAGGGTGGCTACCGGGTCATCCTGGAGGACAACGCCGGTAGCAACATCGGCACCACCTTCTTCAACTACGCCCACCAGGACGAGTACCTGCGGGAGTTGTTCCTGGAGAAGGACTTCCGCGTGGCCATGTCCCACGCCCTTGACCGTCAGGAGATAGCTGACATCGTGCACAAGGGCCTCACCCCGCCCTCCCAGGTGTCCGTCGCCCAGAGCAGCATCTGGTGGGAGGAATGGTACAGCACCAACTACATCGAGTACGATCCCGACAAGACCAACGAGCTGCTTGACAGCCTGGGCCTCGATCAGCGTGACGACGAAGGGTATCGGCTGCGGCCGGACGGCCAGCGGCTGATGCTCATCAATTACATCTTCGACGAGGCCCGCACCTCCGCGGTGGAGATGGCAGAGCTGAGCAAGGACTACTGGAACGCCGTAGGGGTGAACGTGGTCAACAACCCCCTGGACCGCCAGCTATGGGAGGTACAGACTGCTGCCCTGGAGCATGACCTCTCGGCCTACATTGCCAACTTCGGCCACAAGACCCAGACCCCCATTCAGCAGTTGGTGATGTTCTGCGTGTCCGCCGGCTCCACCCACTGGGCCCGCGCCTGGGCTCTCTGGTATCAGAGTGGGGGGCGGGAGGGGGTAGAGCCCCCTGAGAAGATCAAGGAGCTCCAGTCCATCTACGAGCAGTGCATGGCCGAGACCAGTGTCGAGAGACGCAACGAGCTCATCAAGCAGGCCTGCGCCAACCACGCCGAGAACCTGTGGATGATCGGCGTCGTCAACGAGTCGGACTACGGGCGCTTCATGGTGGTGAAGAACAACCTGCGCAATGTGCCCGACCACATCCCCGGCTCCAACGCCCTAGCCTTCAACGTTTCGCAGATGTTCTTCAAGAGCTAG
- a CDS encoding ABC transporter substrate-binding protein: protein MSSRLTRRQFLYISGVATTATLAACAPAPTAPTATPGAVEATVAPTAAPAEATAPPATPTSKYSEAPELAALVAEGKLPPVDERLPKEPLVVEVVEEIGQYGGVWRQLHMGAADRWQNSYKTHELFGKFNPEGVIVPNVAKGWEFSEDGKTITIYLREGMKWSDGAPFTTDDVMFWYEDIILNDELTPAKPSALKRAGELGVVEKVDDYTFTITWVEPYGAFYDHLSTFRMFQPAHYLKKFHPKYATKEELEAAMAEEGFDTWTDLFGAKTAFADNPGTPDVMAWNPTNHVDQPVQIWERNPYYYKVDPAGNQLPYINRIERTLLPDPEAILLKAIAGDADFESRRIENVQNYPVVKENEEKGGYRVILEDNAGSNLATFFFNYAHRDQYLRELFLEKDFRVAMSHAVDRQEISDIVHKGLCPPSQATVAQSSIWWEERFSTAFLEYDPDKANALLDGLGLDQRDAEGFRLRPDGKRLSLINFIFDEKLFSITETHELTKEYWKDVGIEITNKPMERQLWVAQTQALEHDVSSYIFNAGHKTQTPVQLLGLFCVEASATHWAYAWALWYQSGGQEGLEPPEEIKQLQSIYEQCLGETDIDRRNQLIKEACANHADNLWMVGMLNESDYGRFMVVKNNLRNVPDHIPGSNALAFNTCQMFFKS from the coding sequence ATGTCTAGCCGACTCACTCGCCGGCAGTTCCTGTACATCAGTGGCGTAGCCACTACGGCCACTCTGGCCGCCTGCGCCCCTGCACCCACGGCGCCGACCGCCACTCCAGGAGCGGTCGAGGCCACCGTCGCCCCCACCGCTGCCCCAGCGGAGGCCACTGCTCCACCGGCCACGCCCACCAGCAAGTACAGCGAAGCTCCCGAACTGGCTGCCCTGGTGGCCGAAGGCAAGCTGCCGCCGGTGGACGAGCGCCTGCCCAAGGAACCCCTGGTCGTCGAGGTGGTAGAGGAGATCGGCCAGTACGGCGGCGTCTGGCGCCAGCTCCATATGGGCGCTGCCGACCGCTGGCAGAACAGCTACAAGACCCATGAGCTGTTCGGCAAGTTCAACCCCGAAGGGGTCATCGTCCCCAACGTGGCCAAGGGCTGGGAGTTCTCCGAGGACGGCAAGACCATCACCATCTACCTGCGCGAGGGCATGAAGTGGTCCGATGGGGCTCCCTTCACCACCGACGACGTCATGTTCTGGTATGAGGACATCATCCTTAACGATGAACTCACCCCTGCCAAACCTTCCGCCCTCAAACGAGCCGGTGAGCTGGGGGTAGTGGAGAAGGTGGACGACTACACCTTCACCATCACCTGGGTGGAGCCGTACGGCGCCTTCTACGACCACCTCTCCACCTTCCGCATGTTCCAGCCCGCCCACTACCTGAAGAAGTTCCACCCCAAGTATGCGACAAAAGAGGAACTCGAGGCAGCCATGGCAGAAGAGGGGTTCGACACCTGGACCGATCTCTTCGGGGCCAAGACTGCCTTCGCCGACAACCCGGGCACCCCTGATGTGATGGCCTGGAACCCCACCAATCACGTGGACCAACCGGTGCAGATCTGGGAACGCAATCCCTACTACTACAAGGTGGACCCGGCCGGGAACCAGCTCCCCTACATCAACCGGATCGAGCGCACTCTGTTGCCCGACCCTGAGGCCATCCTGCTCAAGGCCATCGCCGGGGACGCCGACTTCGAGTCCCGCCGCATCGAGAACGTGCAGAACTACCCGGTGGTCAAGGAGAACGAGGAGAAGGGCGGTTACCGGGTCATCCTAGAGGACAACGCCGGTAGCAACCTGGCCACCTTCTTTTTCAACTATGCCCACCGGGACCAATACTTGCGGGAGCTGTTCCTGGAGAAGGACTTCCGGGTGGCCATGTCCCATGCGGTTGATCGGCAGGAGATCTCCGACATCGTCCACAAGGGTCTCTGCCCACCCTCCCAGGCCACGGTGGCCCAGAGCAGCATCTGGTGGGAGGAGCGGTTCTCGACCGCCTTCCTAGAGTACGATCCCGACAAGGCCAATGCCCTCCTAGACGGCCTGGGCCTCGATCAGCGGGACGCCGAAGGTTTTCGCCTTCGGCCCGATGGCAAGCGCCTATCGCTGATCAACTTCATCTTCGATGAGAAGCTCTTTAGCATCACCGAGACCCATGAGCTGACCAAGGAGTACTGGAAAGACGTGGGGATCGAGATCACCAACAAGCCCATGGAACGCCAGCTCTGGGTGGCCCAGACGCAGGCTCTGGAGCACGACGTCTCCTCCTACATCTTCAATGCCGGCCACAAGACGCAGACCCCGGTTCAGCTGCTCGGCCTCTTCTGCGTGGAGGCCAGTGCCACCCACTGGGCCTACGCCTGGGCTCTGTGGTACCAGAGTGGAGGTCAGGAAGGGCTCGAGCCACCGGAGGAGATCAAGCAACTGCAGTCCATCTACGAGCAGTGCTTGGGCGAGACCGACATTGACAGGCGGAACCAGCTGATCAAGGAAGCCTGTGCTAACCATGCGGACAACCTGTGGATGGTGGGCATGCTCAATGAGTCGGACTATGGTCGGTTCATGGTAGTCAAGAACAACCTGCGCAACGTGCCTGACCATATTCCTGGCTCCAACGCCCTGGCCTTCAACACCTGCCAGATGTTCTTCAAGAGCTAG
- a CDS encoding peroxiredoxin, with translation MPELKDGCVTPARGPIVPEGQSVASPTPTRAAETAKMLASVGKPAPDFEATAFVRDYGFKPIRLSDYKGRWVVLCFYPGDFTFVUPTELAAVAARYGQLQELGVEVLAMSTDSRFVHKIWQQQELSKMVEGGVPFPMLSDAGGKIGSVYGVYDEAAGVDIRGRFIIDPDMVIRAMEVLTPEVGRNPDELLRQIRAYQHVIATGEVTPSGWQPGQPTLRPGPDLVGRVWEHWKP, from the coding sequence ATGCCAGAGTTGAAGGACGGCTGTGTCACCCCGGCCCGAGGGCCCATAGTGCCTGAGGGCCAATCGGTTGCTTCCCCAACCCCAACCAGAGCCGCGGAGACTGCCAAGATGCTAGCGTCAGTGGGTAAGCCGGCACCGGATTTCGAGGCCACCGCTTTCGTGAGAGACTACGGGTTCAAGCCCATTCGGCTCTCAGACTACAAGGGCAGGTGGGTCGTCCTATGCTTCTACCCGGGCGACTTCACCTTCGTCTGACCCACCGAACTGGCGGCGGTCGCCGCTCGATACGGCCAGCTGCAGGAGCTGGGCGTCGAGGTGCTCGCCATGAGCACCGATAGCCGATTCGTTCACAAGATCTGGCAGCAACAGGAGCTGTCCAAGATGGTGGAAGGCGGCGTGCCCTTCCCCATGCTCTCCGATGCCGGCGGGAAGATCGGTAGCGTCTACGGCGTCTACGATGAGGCCGCCGGGGTAGACATTCGGGGCCGCTTCATCATAGACCCGGACATGGTCATTCGGGCCATGGAAGTCCTGACTCCGGAAGTGGGGCGCAACCCCGACGAACTGCTGCGCCAGATTAGGGCCTACCAACACGTCATCGCGACCGGCGAGGTCACCCCCTCGGGGTGGCAGCCCGGCCAGCCCACCCTCAGGCCCGGGCCCGATCTGGTGGGGCGGGTCTGGGAACACTGGAAGCCGTAG
- a CDS encoding SDR family NAD(P)-dependent oxidoreductase, which produces MNSRSLLQGRVALITGASSGIGKCTALALAQRGVNLALAARREGALQEVAHRARAFGVEAEALPTDVTSREQAERFVQAALDRWGRADILVTCAGAYVRAHATRLTVADVERSMAVNFYGTLYPLLAVLPHMLARKQGHLIMVTSLDGKKGLPLDAPYVAAKAAVGGLAESIRQDLRGSGVAVTAVFPGRVDTPLIESLRVPAISAKIPPERVADAIVRALHRRPPEVILPPQGRLLHCVNVVSPRLGDWFVRLFHLEGWETTPGSDADLSDGPGSPSAVSSAS; this is translated from the coding sequence ATGAATTCCAGGTCGCTGCTCCAAGGCCGGGTGGCCCTGATCACCGGCGCATCCAGCGGCATCGGCAAGTGTACCGCCCTGGCTCTGGCCCAGCGGGGCGTCAACCTAGCCCTAGCAGCGCGCAGGGAAGGAGCTCTGCAAGAGGTGGCGCACCGGGCTCGAGCCTTCGGGGTAGAGGCAGAAGCCCTGCCTACGGACGTCACCTCCCGAGAGCAGGCCGAGCGGTTCGTGCAGGCAGCACTGGACCGGTGGGGCCGGGCCGACATCCTGGTCACCTGTGCTGGTGCCTACGTCCGTGCCCACGCTACCAGGCTGACCGTGGCCGATGTCGAGCGCTCCATGGCCGTCAACTTCTACGGCACCCTCTACCCTCTCCTGGCCGTGCTCCCTCACATGCTGGCCCGGAAGCAGGGACACCTCATCATGGTGACCTCTCTAGACGGCAAGAAGGGCTTGCCTCTCGACGCGCCCTACGTCGCCGCCAAGGCGGCCGTGGGTGGGTTGGCTGAGTCCATCCGTCAGGATCTGCGGGGAAGTGGGGTGGCGGTGACCGCCGTCTTCCCTGGGCGGGTAGACACGCCCCTCATCGAGTCGCTGCGGGTGCCGGCCATCTCCGCCAAGATTCCGCCCGAGAGGGTGGCAGATGCCATAGTCAGAGCTCTTCACCGGCGCCCGCCTGAGGTCATCCTGCCGCCCCAGGGACGCCTGTTGCACTGTGTGAATGTCGTGTCCCCCAGGCTGGGGGATTGGTTCGTACGGCTGTTTCACCTCGAAGGCTGGGAGACGACGCCGGGCTCGGACGCGGACCTATCGGATGGCCCCGGCAGTCCATCGGCTGT